A region from the Lysobacter antibioticus genome encodes:
- the cysI gene encoding assimilatory sulfite reductase (NADPH) hemoprotein subunit: MSAHSVEDIKRSSARLRGSLLESLADPVTGALRDDDQTLIKYHGSYQQDDRDVREERRLARLEPAYSFMIRTRTPGGVVTPEQWLKLDAIATTYAERGLRITTRQAFQFHGVIKTELKPTMQSINAALIDTLAACGDVNRNVAVAANPQVSASHAQVFKQAAALSEHLLPNTRAYYEIWLDEERVDGSGSEDEPIYGNVYLPRKFKIGFAIPPYNDVDVFAQDLGYIAIIAKNAAGADELLGYNVTVGGGMGATHGDAETYPRVADVIGFVTPDQVIAVGEAVVTAQRDFGNRAVRKRARLKYTIDDRGLDWFKAEVERRAGFPLLPARPFAFRHNGDRFGWVDSDAGARAHLTLRLPAGRIVDGALDGHGPELTHLSGLRAIAQLLSGHDGAEFRMTPNQNLVIAGVPSALRAQVDALVAQHGLDAYRQASPLRRNALACVALPTCGLAFAEAERYLPDFLSHVEALLARHAIPDASINLRISGCANGCSRPYLGEIALVGKAPGRYNLMLGADHRGQRLNTLYRENIAEPEILAALDPLFAAYASGRNDDEGFGDYLVRNQVVSIPYPTPTGIPIALVAEAYA; encoded by the coding sequence ATGAGCGCGCATTCGGTCGAAGACATCAAGCGCTCCAGCGCGCGCCTGCGCGGCAGCCTGCTGGAAAGCCTGGCCGATCCGGTCACCGGCGCCCTGCGCGACGACGACCAGACCCTGATCAAGTACCACGGCAGCTATCAGCAGGACGACCGCGACGTGCGCGAGGAGCGCCGCCTCGCGCGCCTGGAGCCGGCCTACAGCTTCATGATCCGCACCCGCACGCCCGGCGGCGTGGTCACGCCGGAGCAATGGCTCAAGCTCGACGCCATCGCCACGACCTATGCCGAGCGCGGCCTGCGCATCACCACCCGCCAGGCGTTCCAGTTCCATGGCGTGATCAAGACCGAGTTGAAGCCGACCATGCAGTCGATCAACGCTGCCTTGATCGACACCCTGGCCGCCTGCGGCGACGTCAACCGCAATGTCGCGGTCGCCGCCAACCCGCAGGTGTCGGCCTCGCATGCGCAGGTGTTCAAGCAGGCCGCGGCGCTGTCGGAGCACCTGCTGCCGAACACCCGCGCCTATTACGAAATCTGGCTGGACGAAGAACGCGTCGACGGCAGCGGCAGCGAAGACGAGCCGATCTACGGCAACGTCTACCTGCCGCGCAAGTTCAAGATCGGCTTCGCCATTCCGCCGTACAACGATGTCGACGTGTTCGCCCAGGACCTGGGCTACATCGCGATCATCGCCAAGAACGCCGCCGGCGCCGACGAACTGCTCGGCTACAACGTCACCGTCGGCGGCGGCATGGGCGCGACCCACGGCGATGCCGAAACCTACCCGCGCGTCGCCGACGTGATCGGCTTCGTGACGCCCGACCAGGTCATCGCCGTCGGCGAGGCGGTGGTCACCGCGCAACGCGATTTCGGCAATCGTGCCGTACGCAAGCGCGCGCGCCTCAAGTACACCATCGACGACCGCGGGCTCGACTGGTTCAAAGCGGAAGTCGAACGCCGTGCCGGGTTCCCTCTCCTCCCGGCACGGCCGTTCGCCTTCCGTCATAACGGCGACCGCTTCGGCTGGGTCGACAGCGACGCCGGTGCGCGCGCGCACCTGACCCTGCGCCTACCGGCCGGACGCATCGTCGACGGCGCGCTCGACGGCCACGGCCCCGAGCTGACCCACCTCAGCGGCCTGCGCGCGATCGCGCAGCTGCTCAGCGGCCATGACGGCGCCGAGTTCCGCATGACCCCGAACCAGAACCTGGTGATCGCCGGCGTGCCGTCGGCGCTGCGGGCGCAGGTCGACGCGCTGGTCGCTCAGCACGGTCTCGACGCCTATCGCCAGGCCAGCCCGCTGCGCCGCAACGCCCTGGCCTGCGTGGCGCTGCCGACCTGCGGCTTGGCCTTCGCCGAGGCGGAACGCTACCTACCGGACTTCCTCAGTCACGTCGAAGCCCTGCTGGCGCGCCATGCGATCCCCGATGCGTCGATCAACCTGCGCATCAGCGGCTGCGCGAACGGTTGCTCGCGTCCCTATCTCGGCGAGATCGCCCTGGTCGGCAAAGCGCCGGGCCGCTACAACCTGATGCTCGGCGCCGACCACCGCGGCCAGCGCCTGAACACCCTGTACCGCGAAAACATCGCCGAGCCGGAGATCCTCGCCGCGCTCGACCCCCTGTTCGCCGCCTACGCGAGCGGACGCAACGACGACGAAGGTTTCGGCGACTACCTGGTACGCAACCAGGTCGTGTCGATCCCCTATCCCACCCCCACCGGTATTCCGATCGCACTGGTTGCAGAGGCCTACGCATGA